The Garra rufa chromosome 18, GarRuf1.0, whole genome shotgun sequence genome window below encodes:
- the toporsb gene encoding uncharacterized protein toporsb has product MMAPSKMKLRGRKRESANKSSQRLLANASPDSKCPICLDSFKNVASLNRCLHRFCFRCIHEWSKNKAECPLCKQPFHSIFHSVKGENDFKEFILQPPENGAALNAAAGDPPERVLRPRALRGRERRSHRAQQPAPASSPPLEDDVMFDGLTDAAALAVNQDVQQMVLRLTARRHGRGEGRSLRRLRDQDVVAFRRALYRTGVRVRSTRDAVRQRDISAAFLRQNPGCLRRLLPWLQRELTVLYGSHGSLVNIVQNIIISRIMNYNMEDSAIRDELRPFLLARTDHFLHELVSFARSSLNMEAYDQQAVYDCPAPSYEEGSSSDLSVIAISEDDDDNDSEDNVTENPSAVQERLASVATASGAESLPSQSAWDDETPGPSYSTLLPSSSQSQDEGAEPSLSTAPPLSALDMTVPVASGSVSPGPGDDDEEEECLIVGYVKPMAERTPELVHLSSDSSEEEQEPATTETTASVTKTEASQVQLPLQSDVKPLSPSSSPGPAPMCSPPHLNSDGVGLHSRELETDYLSSGHRSKDGSRSHLRDELRGHGRHKGDRRSGSKEKDKSLEQSRHVRTPDCLPSQMQSWTQSPAVSVWSGSPVSRSNSSDWTPSRNKSGRSRRECSRHAKERFSHSPSHSKRKRTKERRSKTPDSDSFLGSQHPQRCCKRRKRSISSSSADSHSERSCLDKPSGKRKYKTRHLERAAQRQHKEGTATKEKRHRERKRSRERSPSVEIIYERRAPDPHWVQRRKRRHRKRKRELRSPTVITIDSDSDRTIDCLDRVMDVIDQTAVDVDQRDATQEQDLLQNTSCTLDSSNPLSEPSSPICHSDLTTERTLNLDDCVVDVVDRSSSDSSRNMAAGNHEEFMPDPFAVTSITATPPSDVRLLETILQDLVDFLPGAEQDIGQPSPRASSPVQNQPASSQHKDQLEMRGDAGNLENENMDGDGPQEIVTNTAS; this is encoded by the exons ATGATGGCGCCCTCTAAGATGAAGTTGCGTGGGAGAAAGCGAGAAAGCGCTAACAAATCGTCTCAGCGTTTATTGGCCAACGCGTCGCCTGATTCCAAATGCCCCATCTGCCTCGACAGCTTCAAAAACGTGGCTTCGCTGAACCGCTGCCTGCACCGTTTCTGTTTCCGCTGCATCCACGAATGGTCCAAGAACAAAGCCGAGTGTCCGCTTTGCAAGCAGCCCTTCCATTCCATATTCCACTCCGTCAAAGGGGAAAACGACTTTAAGGAGTTCATATTGCAGCCGCCGGAGAATGGAGCGGCTCTGAACGCCGCCGCCGGCGATCCACCTGAGCGTGTGCTCCGCCCCCGAGCTCTCCGAGGCCGGGAGAGGCGGAGCCACAGAGCGCAACAGCCCGCCCCTGCCTCCTCCCCTCCGCTGGAGGACGACGTCATGTTCGATGGCTTGACGGATGCCGCGGCGCTCGCTGTGAACCAAGATGTCCAGCAGATGGTGCTGCGACTGACGGCGCGCAGACATGGCCGGGGCGAGGGGCGGAGCCTTCGGCGATTACGCGACCAAGACGTGGTGGCTTTCCGACGCGCGCTTTATAGGACTGGCGTTCGCGTTCGCAGCACTCGGGATGCCGTCAGGCAAAGGGACATTTCGGCAGCGTTCTTGAGACAAAACCCTGGCTGCTTGCGGCGACTGTTGCCTTGGCTACAACGTGAGCTCACCGTTTTGTATGGTTCGCACGGCTCGCTGGTGAACATCGTGCAGAACATCATCATCTCACGTATCATGAACTACAACATGGAGGATTCGGCTATCCGAGATGAGCTCCGCCCCTTCCTGCTGGCGCGCACTGACCACTTCCTGCACGAGCTGGTGAGCTTCGCCCGCTCCTCCCTCAACATGGAGGCGTACGACCAGCAGGCCGTTTACGACTGTCCCGCTCCCAGCTACGAGGAGGGCAGCAGCTCGGACCTTTCCGTTATCGCCATTTCTGAG gatgatgatgataatgacaGTGAGGACAATGTTACAGAAAATCCCTCTGCTGTCCAGGAGCGCCTTGCATCCGTTGCCACAGCAAGTGGAGCGGAAAGTTTGCCAAGTCAGTCGGCGTGGGATGACGAGACACCTGGTCCCTCCTATTCAACCCTCCTCCCCTCTTCCAGCCAGTCACAGGACGAGGGGGCGGAGCCAAGCTTAAGCACAGCCCCTCCCCTCAGTGCCCTGGACATGACTGTCCCTGTGGCAAGTGGCAGCGTGTCTCCTGGACCAGGTGACGATGATGAAGAGGAAGAGTGTCTGATTGTGGGATACGTGAAACCGATGGCCGAACGTACCCCAGAACTTGTTCATCTCTCCTCGGATTCGTCTGAAGAGGAGCAAGAGCCAGCCACCACCGAGACGACGGCCTCAGTAACTAAAACAGAGGCTTCCCAAGTGCAGCTCCCTTTGCAGTCCGATGTGAAGCCGCTTAGCCCTAGTTCCTCCCCAGGCCCTGCTCCTATGTGCAGTCCACCGCATTTAAACTCGGATGGAGTCGGATTACACAGCAGAGAACTGGAGACAGACTACTTGTCCTCTGGTCACCGGTCCAAAGATGGCTCACGCTCACACCTTCGAGATGAGCTCAGAGGTCACGGGAGGCACAAAGGTGATCGGCGCTCTGGCAGCAAAGAGAAAGATAAGAGTTTAGAACAATCACGGCATGTCAGGACCCCAGATTGCTTACCGAGCCAAATGCAAAGCTGGACGCAGAGTCCAGCAGTGTCCGTTTGGAGCGGTAGCCCCGTCTCTAGGTCAAACAGTAGCGATTGGACTCCCTCCCGAAACAAAAGCGGTAGGAGCCGCCGAGAGTGTTCGCGCCATGCCAAAGAAAGATTCTCCCACTCTCCGTCCCACTCCAAGAGGAAGCGAACCAAGGAAAGGAGGAGTAAGACGCCCGATTCCGACTCGTTCCTTGGTTCCCAACATCCCCAGCGTTGTTGTAAACGCCGCAAGCGGTCGATCAGCAGCAGCAGTGCTGATTCTCACTCCGAAAGATCCTGCCTAGACAAACCCAGTGGCAAACGCAAGTACAAAACCCGGCACTTAGAGCGAGCAGCCCAGCGGCAGCACAAGGAGGGAACCGCGACCAAGGAAAAGCGGCACCGAGAACGCAAACGCAGCAGGGAGCGATCGCCAAGCGTGGAGATCATCTACGAACGAAGGGCGCCTGATCCACACTGGGTCCAGCGGAGGAAGAGGAGGCACCGGAAGCGTAAGAGGGAACTGCGTTCGCCCACTGTGATCACGATCGATAGCGATAGCGACCGTACCATCGACTGTCTGGACCGCGTCATGGACGTTATAGACCAAACCGCCGTTGACGTCGACCAAAGGGATGCGACTCAGGAGCAAGATCTCCTCCAGAACACAAGTTGTACCTTGGACTCTTCGAATCCTCTATCCGAGCCCTCGAGTCCCATTTGCCACAGTGACCTAACCACAGAACGCACACTAAACTTGGATGACTGCGTTGTGGACGTAGTAGACCGCAGTAGTTCCGACAGCTCCCGTAATATGGCTGCCGGTAACCACGAAGAGTTTATGCCTGACCCTTTCGCAGTGACTTCGATAACAGCAACCCCACCTTCGGATGTGAGGCTGCTTGAAACTATTCTGCAAGATCTTGTGGATTTCCTTCCGGGGGCAGAGCAAGATATAGGGCAGCCGAGTCCTCGTGCGAGTTCTCCTGTCCAAAACCAACCTGCTTCTAGCCAACACAAAGACCAATTGGAGATGAGAGGAGATGCTGGAAACTTAGAGAACGAGAACATGGATGGCGACGGACCCCAAGAGATAGTGACCAACACTGCTAGCTAG